Proteins co-encoded in one Flavobacterium sp. M31R6 genomic window:
- a CDS encoding SDR family NAD(P)-dependent oxidoreductase, with product MVNSNNKIALVTGGSRGLGKDMALNLAKKGLDVVLTYNSKKEEADSVVTEIEKLGQKAVVIQLNVAEVNSFELFFQKVETALKDTFGTDKIDFLINNAGVGLHESFATTTTAQFDDLVNIQFKGPFFLTQKALELMNDGGGIVNISSGLTRFSFPGYAAYASMKGAMETLTKYQAKELGARKIRVNIVAPGAIETDFGGGVVRDNKQLNQQIASLTALGRVGLPDDIGGVVAFLCTDDAKWVNGQRIEVSGGVNL from the coding sequence ATGGTAAATTCAAACAATAAAATAGCATTAGTTACAGGAGGAAGCCGCGGTTTAGGAAAAGATATGGCTTTGAATCTTGCTAAAAAAGGTCTTGATGTTGTATTAACTTATAACAGTAAAAAAGAAGAAGCGGATAGTGTAGTAACTGAGATCGAAAAATTGGGACAAAAAGCAGTAGTCATTCAATTGAATGTTGCTGAAGTAAACAGTTTTGAGTTATTTTTTCAAAAGGTTGAGACGGCTTTGAAAGACACATTCGGAACCGATAAAATCGACTTTTTGATTAACAATGCAGGTGTTGGTCTTCACGAAAGTTTTGCAACAACTACCACAGCTCAATTTGATGACTTGGTTAATATACAGTTCAAAGGACCATTTTTTCTAACGCAAAAAGCTTTGGAACTTATGAATGATGGTGGTGGAATTGTAAATATTTCATCGGGATTGACCCGCTTTTCATTTCCTGGATATGCTGCCTATGCCAGTATGAAAGGAGCGATGGAAACATTGACAAAATACCAAGCAAAAGAATTGGGAGCAAGAAAAATCAGAGTGAATATTGTGGCTCCGGGTGCTATTGAAACCGATTTTGGCGGTGGTGTGGTTCGTGATAACAAGCAGTTAAACCAGCAGATTGCTTCGCTGACGGCATTGGGAAGAGTAGGTTTACCTGATGATATTGGAGGTGTGGTTGCTTTTTTGTGTACTGATGATGCCAAATGGGTAAATGGACAACGTATTGAAGTTTCGGGGGGTGTGAATTTGTAA
- a CDS encoding AraC family transcriptional regulator, whose amino-acid sequence MKSKSIEDFYQEISGDSSIETSSLLPKDIQKEIGHFNVFNIKELYERLKEKSFMPYDRRAYYKISLIRGKNRVEYADRIVEIEENALLFATPKIPYNYVPQETQQSGHFCVFTTEFLTKDKSGIDLDKLPIFKTDGYPIFQLTEDDTVAVDLIFKKIHQEINSDYVYKYDLIRNYVAELIHFGQKLQPVTALYSKHNSAARVSSLFAELLERQFPIESPRQRLELKSAKDFAARLGIHVNHLNKVLKENTGKTTTELISDRLIHEAKILLKETDWNISEIAYSLGFEELAHFSNFFKKQTAFTPIAFRV is encoded by the coding sequence ATGAAATCAAAATCAATAGAGGATTTCTACCAGGAAATTTCCGGTGACTCCAGTATAGAAACAAGCTCATTATTACCCAAGGATATTCAAAAAGAAATTGGACATTTCAATGTTTTCAATATCAAAGAACTTTATGAAAGGCTAAAGGAAAAGTCTTTTATGCCTTATGACCGAAGAGCCTATTATAAAATAAGCTTGATTCGAGGCAAAAACAGAGTGGAGTATGCCGACCGCATAGTCGAAATAGAAGAAAATGCACTTTTATTTGCTACACCCAAAATTCCTTATAATTATGTTCCGCAGGAGACCCAACAATCCGGACATTTCTGTGTTTTTACCACAGAGTTTTTAACTAAGGACAAAAGCGGGATAGATTTGGATAAACTACCTATTTTTAAAACGGATGGTTATCCCATTTTTCAGTTAACGGAAGATGATACTGTTGCTGTTGATTTGATTTTCAAAAAAATACATCAAGAAATCAATTCGGATTATGTGTATAAATATGATTTGATTCGGAACTATGTGGCGGAGCTGATTCATTTTGGACAAAAACTGCAACCCGTGACAGCCTTGTATTCCAAGCATAATTCGGCGGCTAGGGTTTCTTCCTTATTTGCAGAATTACTCGAAAGACAATTCCCTATTGAATCGCCTCGTCAACGCTTGGAATTAAAATCGGCTAAAGATTTTGCAGCTCGTTTGGGCATTCACGTCAATCATCTCAATAAAGTTCTAAAGGAAAATACAGGAAAAACAACCACCGAATTAATAAGCGACCGGTTGATTCATGAGGCCAAAATTTTATTGAAAGAAACGGATTGGAACATTTCGGAAATAGCCTATTCACTAGGTTTTGAAGAGCTGGCACATTTTTCTAATTTTTTCAAAAAGCAAACAGCATTTACTCCTATAGCTTTTAGAGTTTAA
- the mfd gene encoding transcription-repair coupling factor: protein MNHALSKATIYSVYDSSPKTAQIVARLLENNQVKMQLDGLLGSAASFVIQSVFKKSELPFLVVLNNKEEAAYYLNDLEQMIGEQDVLFYPGSFRRPYQIEETDNANVLLRAEVLNRINSRKKPAIIITYPEALFEKVVTRKNLDQNTLKVSLGDKISIDFLNEVLFEYEFKRVDFITEPGEFSVRGGIVDVFSFSNDNPYRIEFFGNEVESIRSFDVGTQLSLEKQKKITIIPNVENKVFQENRESFLDYIAERTVLFFQNTENLLYELDKQFGRAEEAFEKLSKDIKHATPEQLFLNQKEFVKRALDFSVVEFNSKPVFKTTKKFEFHIQPQPSFNKQFDLLLNNLSDNHFNGYQNYLLCSNEAQTKRFHDIFESLDEANSENIRKQYKTIVLPLYQGFIDQENQITCYTDHQIFERYHKFSIKNGYSKKQNLTLKELTTLSVGDYVTHIDHGIGKFGGLQKIQVEGKTQEAIKLVYADNDIVYVSIHSLHKISKYNGKDGTPPKIYKLGSSAWKTLKQKTKARVKHIAFNLIQLYAKRRLEKGFQFAPDSYLQNELESSFIYEDTPDQIKSTQEVKADMESERPMDRLVCGDVGFGKTEVAIRAAFKAVDNSKQVAILVPTTILAYQHYRTFSERLKDMPVSIGYLNRFRTAKQKAETLKQLAEGKLDIVIGTHQLVNKNVVFKDLGLLIVDEEQKFGVNVKDKLKTIAANVDTLTLTATPIPRTLQFSLMAARDLSVITTPPPNRYPIETNVVGFNEELIRDAISYEIQRNGQVFFINNRIENIKEFAGMIQRLVPNARVGIGHGQMEGAKLEELMLAFMNGEFDVLVATTIIESGLDVPNANTIFINNANNFGLSDLHQMRGRVGRSNKKAFCYFICPPYSHMTEDARKRIQALEQFSELGSGLNIAMKDLEIRGAGDLLGGEQSGFINDIGFDTYQKIMNEAIEELKENEFKDLYPEENNIETKEYVKDLQIDTDFELLFSDEYINNVTERLSLYNELADVKNEEELVVFQNKLIDRFGPMPPRALALMNSIRIKWIATRVGIEKLVMKKGKMIGYFVSDQQSDFYHSKRFHKVIQFVQTHSNICVMKEKQTPNGLRLLLTFDNVKSTRRALELMELLGGE from the coding sequence ATGAACCACGCGTTGAGTAAAGCAACTATATATTCGGTTTATGATTCTTCTCCAAAAACGGCTCAGATTGTGGCGCGTTTGTTGGAAAACAATCAGGTAAAAATGCAATTGGACGGTTTGTTGGGATCTGCGGCTTCCTTTGTGATTCAGTCTGTTTTCAAGAAATCGGAACTTCCTTTTTTGGTGGTTTTGAACAACAAGGAAGAAGCGGCGTATTATTTGAACGATTTGGAACAAATGATAGGCGAGCAGGATGTGTTGTTTTATCCTGGTTCTTTCCGTCGTCCATACCAAATTGAAGAAACCGACAATGCGAATGTTTTGCTTCGCGCTGAGGTACTCAACCGAATCAATTCCCGCAAAAAACCAGCAATCATCATTACCTATCCCGAGGCGCTTTTTGAAAAAGTGGTGACCCGAAAAAACTTGGATCAAAACACTTTAAAAGTAAGTTTAGGCGATAAAATTTCGATTGATTTCTTGAACGAAGTGCTGTTTGAATACGAATTTAAAAGGGTAGATTTTATCACGGAACCCGGCGAATTCTCTGTTCGTGGTGGAATTGTCGATGTGTTTTCATTTTCGAATGATAATCCGTACCGAATAGAATTTTTTGGGAATGAAGTCGAAAGTATCCGCAGTTTTGATGTTGGCACACAATTGTCATTAGAGAAACAGAAAAAAATTACCATTATTCCGAATGTCGAGAATAAAGTTTTTCAGGAAAACAGAGAGAGTTTTCTAGATTATATAGCTGAAAGAACGGTTTTGTTTTTTCAAAACACCGAGAATCTTTTATACGAATTGGATAAGCAATTTGGCAGAGCCGAAGAAGCTTTTGAGAAATTATCCAAAGATATCAAGCACGCCACGCCAGAACAATTATTTCTGAACCAAAAGGAATTTGTAAAAAGAGCGTTGGATTTTTCGGTTGTCGAATTCAATTCTAAGCCTGTTTTTAAAACGACCAAAAAGTTTGAATTTCACATTCAGCCGCAACCGTCGTTCAATAAACAGTTTGATTTGTTGCTGAATAATTTGAGCGATAACCATTTTAATGGGTATCAAAATTATTTGCTTTGTTCGAATGAGGCGCAGACAAAGCGTTTTCACGATATATTCGAATCTTTGGATGAAGCTAATTCCGAAAATATTCGCAAGCAATACAAGACGATTGTTTTGCCATTGTACCAAGGTTTCATCGATCAGGAAAATCAAATTACTTGTTATACTGATCATCAGATTTTTGAGCGCTACCATAAATTTAGCATCAAAAACGGCTATTCGAAAAAACAGAATTTAACCTTAAAAGAACTTACGACTTTGTCTGTTGGGGATTATGTAACGCATATCGACCATGGAATCGGGAAGTTTGGCGGACTGCAAAAAATACAGGTAGAAGGCAAAACACAGGAAGCAATCAAGCTCGTGTATGCCGATAATGACATCGTGTATGTGAGTATTCACTCGCTGCACAAGATTTCAAAATACAACGGAAAAGACGGAACACCACCCAAAATTTATAAATTAGGGTCTAGTGCTTGGAAGACTTTAAAACAAAAAACCAAAGCAAGAGTCAAACATATTGCATTCAATTTGATTCAGCTGTATGCCAAACGCCGATTGGAAAAAGGATTCCAGTTTGCTCCCGACAGTTACCTGCAAAACGAGTTGGAAAGTTCGTTTATCTACGAAGACACGCCGGACCAAATCAAATCGACCCAAGAAGTCAAAGCCGATATGGAGAGCGAGCGCCCTATGGATCGTTTGGTTTGTGGTGATGTAGGATTTGGTAAAACCGAGGTGGCGATTCGTGCGGCTTTCAAGGCTGTGGACAATTCAAAACAAGTGGCAATTCTAGTTCCAACGACTATCTTGGCGTATCAGCATTACCGTACTTTTAGCGAAAGGCTAAAAGATATGCCGGTTTCTATTGGTTATTTGAACCGCTTTAGAACTGCCAAACAAAAGGCTGAAACCTTAAAACAACTAGCCGAAGGCAAACTAGATATCGTCATAGGAACACACCAATTGGTTAACAAAAATGTGGTTTTCAAAGACCTTGGATTATTGATTGTCGATGAGGAACAGAAATTTGGCGTTAACGTAAAAGACAAACTTAAAACCATAGCGGCCAATGTTGATACCTTGACATTGACGGCAACCCCAATCCCGAGAACTTTGCAGTTTTCGTTGATGGCAGCTCGCGATTTATCGGTAATTACAACACCTCCGCCAAACAGATATCCTATAGAAACGAATGTGGTTGGGTTTAATGAAGAGCTGATTCGCGATGCGATTTCGTATGAAATTCAGCGCAACGGACAGGTTTTCTTTATCAATAATAGAATCGAAAACATCAAGGAATTTGCAGGAATGATTCAGCGATTGGTTCCAAATGCCCGAGTGGGAATTGGACACGGACAAATGGAAGGCGCTAAACTCGAAGAATTGATGCTCGCCTTTATGAACGGTGAATTCGATGTTTTGGTGGCGACAACAATTATCGAAAGCGGATTGGACGTCCCGAATGCGAATACTATTTTCATCAATAATGCCAATAATTTCGGTTTGTCTGATTTGCATCAAATGAGAGGTCGAGTAGGGCGTAGCAACAAGAAAGCATTTTGCTATTTCATCTGTCCGCCGTATTCACACATGACCGAAGATGCAAGGAAACGAATTCAGGCTTTGGAGCAATTCAGCGAATTGGGAAGCGGTTTGAATATTGCGATGAAAGATCTTGAGATTCGTGGTGCAGGAGATTTATTGGGAGGAGAACAAAGTGGTTTCATCAATGATATTGGTTTTGATACCTACCAAAAAATCATGAACGAGGCCATCGAGGAATTAAAGGAAAACGAATTCAAAGATTTATACCCTGAAGAGAATAATATCGAAACCAAGGAGTATGTAAAAGATCTGCAAATCGACACTGATTTTGAGTTGTTGTTTTCAGATGAATATATCAATAATGTCACGGAGCGTTTGAGCTTGTACAACGAATTGGCAGACGTGAAAAACGAGGAAGAACTGGTTGTTTTCCAAAACAAACTAATCGACCGTTTTGGTCCAATGCCTCCAAGAGCCTTAGCCTTAATGAACAGTATCCGCATCAAATGGATTGCCACTCGAGTAGGAATCGAAAAACTGGTAATGAAAAAAGGCAAGATGATTGGCTATTTTGTCTCCGATCAACAATCCGATTTTTATCATTCCAAACGTTTCCATAAAGTGATTCAGTTTGTGCAAACCCACAGCAATATTTGTGTTATGAAAGAAAAGCAAACCCCAAACGGTTTACGACTGTTATTGACTTTTGATAATGTGAAATCTACCAGAAGAGCTTTGGAATTGATGGAGTTGTTGGGCGGGGAGTAG
- a CDS encoding L-threonine 3-dehydrogenase, with the protein MNPKILIIGACGQIGTELTHELRAIYGTENVIASDIRKLNNDVVNSGPFEVINALDFNQIEHLVELHQITDVYLMAALLSATAEKNPAFAWDLNMNSLFHVLNLAKAGKIKKIFWPSSIAVFGPTTPKENTPQYTIMEPSTVYGISKQAGERWCEYYHNIFGVDVRSVRYPGLISWTTLPGGGTTDYAVDIYHKALSDRKYECFLNSETKMPMMYMDDAIAATINIMKAPVEQIKIRSSYNLAAMSFTPTEIAAEIKKHIPELEITYAPDFRQKIADSWPASIDDSRAREDWGWNHEFDLEMMTVDMLKNLAPQYNTDLQ; encoded by the coding sequence ATGAATCCAAAGATCTTAATTATTGGTGCTTGCGGGCAAATCGGTACCGAATTGACCCACGAACTCAGAGCCATTTATGGAACCGAGAATGTTATTGCTTCTGACATTCGAAAGCTGAATAACGATGTCGTGAATTCTGGTCCTTTTGAGGTAATAAATGCCTTGGATTTTAACCAAATCGAACATTTGGTAGAACTTCACCAAATTACCGACGTGTATTTGATGGCTGCCTTACTCTCTGCAACTGCCGAAAAAAACCCTGCCTTTGCTTGGGATTTAAATATGAATTCATTGTTTCACGTTTTGAATTTGGCGAAAGCCGGAAAAATAAAAAAAATATTCTGGCCTTCGAGTATCGCCGTTTTTGGCCCTACAACCCCAAAGGAAAACACGCCACAATACACCATTATGGAACCTTCAACCGTCTATGGAATCAGTAAACAGGCCGGTGAAAGATGGTGTGAATACTACCACAACATTTTTGGGGTCGATGTAAGAAGCGTCCGTTACCCAGGATTAATCAGCTGGACAACATTACCCGGCGGAGGAACCACTGATTATGCCGTAGATATTTACCACAAAGCATTAAGCGATAGAAAATACGAGTGCTTTTTGAACTCCGAAACCAAAATGCCAATGATGTATATGGACGACGCTATTGCCGCCACCATCAATATCATGAAAGCACCTGTTGAACAAATTAAGATACGCTCTTCTTATAATTTGGCCGCCATGAGTTTCACTCCAACCGAAATTGCTGCCGAAATCAAAAAGCACATTCCGGAACTGGAAATAACATACGCACCAGACTTTCGTCAAAAGATTGCCGACAGTTGGCCTGCCAGTATCGACGACTCCCGCGCAAGAGAAGACTGGGGTTGGAACCACGAATTTGACCTGGAAATGATGACCGTCGATATGCTGAAAAATC